In the Streptomyces formicae genome, one interval contains:
- a CDS encoding ABC transporter ATP-binding protein produces MTLPDQEARRSAPLTRSALRLNNVTRTYGHGNGAVHALRAVSVALPAGSFTSVMGPSGSGKSTLLRCAAGLDRPSSGEVFLGDTDISKMRERKLTILRRERIGFVFQSFNLVPSLTARENILLPFRLAGRRPDRDWMRDVITRTGLTDRLRHRPAELSGGQQQRVAVARALVTRPEVIFADEPTGALDLSSGQDVLRLLREVVDTTGQTLVMVTHDPGAASYADQVLFLADGVIVDAMDRPSAQRVSERMSRLGA; encoded by the coding sequence ATGACCCTGCCCGATCAGGAGGCACGCCGGTCCGCGCCGCTGACGCGCTCCGCCCTGCGCCTGAACAACGTGACGCGGACCTACGGCCACGGCAACGGCGCGGTGCACGCGCTGCGCGCGGTGTCCGTGGCGCTGCCGGCCGGGTCCTTCACCTCGGTGATGGGCCCCTCCGGCTCCGGCAAGAGCACGCTCCTGCGGTGCGCGGCCGGACTCGACAGGCCGAGCTCCGGCGAGGTGTTCCTCGGGGATACCGACATCAGCAAGATGCGGGAGCGCAAGCTGACGATCCTGCGCAGGGAGCGGATCGGGTTCGTCTTCCAGTCCTTCAACCTGGTGCCCTCGCTGACCGCGCGGGAGAACATCCTGCTGCCGTTCCGGCTCGCGGGGCGGCGGCCCGACCGCGACTGGATGCGGGACGTGATCACGCGCACCGGCCTGACCGACCGGTTACGGCACCGGCCCGCCGAGCTCTCCGGCGGCCAGCAGCAGCGCGTCGCGGTGGCCCGCGCCCTGGTCACGAGGCCCGAGGTGATCTTCGCCGACGAGCCGACGGGGGCGCTCGACCTGAGCTCGGGGCAGGACGTCCTCCGCCTGCTGCGCGAGGTCGTCGACACGACGGGGCAGACCCTGGTGATGGTCACGCACGACCCGGGGGCGGCGTCCTACGCGGACCAGGTGCTCTTCCTCGCCGACGGCGTGATCGTCGACGCCATGGACCGGCCGAGCGCGCAGCGGGTCTCCGAGCGCATGTCCCGGCTGGGGGCCTGA